In a single window of the bacterium genome:
- a CDS encoding class II aldolase/adducin family protein: MFDKKDIKNNILEIGQRLYKSGLTSGISGNISCRCKVKIEPEEQNLSTRNGQIYITATSTCLGEMNETEVVLLDEEGSIVENNNIKPSSESMMHVEIYKIRPEINAVIHAHPPFSTALAVSGEKNLQAILAEPVVTFGSSIPVVEYETPSTIKLAKAVAKYFEKNDAVLMANHGVTVCGRNLKETFYKLETLEFYSRVYLYSGLLGKRSELPEEKIQELLKFRHC; the protein is encoded by the coding sequence TTGTTTGATAAAAAAGATATAAAAAATAATATTCTTGAGATTGGTCAAAGACTGTATAAAAGCGGTCTTACCTCCGGAATATCAGGGAATATAAGTTGTCGCTGCAAAGTGAAAATTGAGCCTGAAGAACAGAATTTATCCACTCGAAATGGTCAAATCTATATAACTGCGACCAGCACTTGTCTTGGAGAAATGAACGAGACAGAAGTTGTTTTACTCGATGAAGAAGGAAGTATTGTTGAAAATAATAATATAAAACCATCTTCAGAAAGTATGATGCATGTAGAAATTTATAAAATCAGACCCGAGATAAATGCTGTTATACATGCCCACCCGCCTTTTTCTACGGCATTAGCAGTTTCCGGAGAAAAGAATTTGCAGGCAATTCTTGCAGAGCCTGTTGTAACATTTGGAAGCAGCATACCTGTAGTTGAATATGAAACACCTTCTACTATAAAACTTGCAAAAGCAGTCGCAAAGTATTTTGAAAAAAATGATGCTGTCTTAATGGCAAATCATGGCGTTACAGTGTGCGGTCGTAATTTGAAAGAAACTTTTTATAAACTGGAAACCCTTGAATTTTACTCGAGGGTTTATTTGTATTCAGGCTTACTGGGCAAGAGGTCGGAATTGCCTGAAGAAAAAATACAGGAGTTATTAAAATTCAGGCATTGCTGA
- a CDS encoding glycosyltransferase family 4 protein, producing the protein MKWLIIIDKYIPDVVGGNVIYIERFIKGLIELGHEVVLLVSTNRTDCPEYEKFDNFEIYRIYVKEGSIGPLRVKNRNLLTQKFLSLIDNNNFDVVNTHTAYLLNLNFLRERKKKYNFKLVSTFHAVHTYELLFDMQKYLSFGAINYRELAVFPVKFILSYIFEYNSFKYADSIIVMSKYVKNTVTKFFGDKFLDKVLVSAIGVSKIKNLEPISKQEAGKKLQLNTDETLFLTVRRLVPRMGLFNMIKAFSLIENNSARLLIVGKGELYGKLDKYIKKLNLQNKINLLGFVDNDLLHYYYSAADCFILPTEQLEGFGIVTIEALSYNVPVIGTPRGATPEILEKFDKNLITKSHLSKDIAEKIEYFLVNKDKYSDINYKDLVNSEYDWTSIINKIIDFIK; encoded by the coding sequence ATGAAATGGCTCATAATTATTGATAAATATATTCCTGATGTGGTCGGTGGTAACGTCATTTATATAGAAAGATTCATTAAAGGATTAATAGAACTGGGACATGAAGTCGTATTACTGGTTTCAACAAACAGAACAGATTGTCCTGAATATGAAAAATTCGATAATTTTGAGATATATAGAATTTACGTCAAAGAAGGTTCTATAGGTCCATTAAGAGTTAAAAACAGAAATTTATTAACGCAGAAATTTTTGTCTTTAATAGATAACAATAATTTCGATGTTGTTAATACGCACACAGCTTATTTGTTAAATTTGAATTTTTTAAGAGAAAGAAAAAAGAAATACAATTTTAAATTGGTTTCAACTTTTCATGCTGTTCATACTTATGAACTTTTATTTGATATGCAAAAATACTTGTCTTTTGGGGCAATTAATTATAGAGAGCTGGCAGTCTTTCCTGTCAAATTTATTCTTAGTTATATATTTGAATATAATTCATTTAAATATGCTGATAGCATCATTGTAATGAGTAAATATGTAAAAAATACAGTAACAAAATTTTTTGGGGATAAATTTTTAGACAAGGTTTTGGTTTCTGCAATAGGGGTTTCAAAAATAAAAAATTTAGAACCAATATCCAAACAGGAAGCCGGAAAAAAATTGCAATTAAACACTGATGAAACTTTATTTCTTACCGTAAGGCGATTAGTCCCGAGAATGGGTTTATTCAACATGATAAAAGCATTTAGTCTTATAGAAAATAATTCTGCAAGATTGTTAATAGTAGGAAAAGGCGAATTATACGGCAAGCTTGATAAATATATAAAAAAATTAAACCTGCAAAATAAAATAAATTTATTAGGGTTCGTTGATAATGATTTATTGCATTATTATTACAGTGCTGCTGATTGTTTTATTTTGCCGACGGAGCAACTGGAGGGGTTTGGTATCGTTACAATAGAAGCTTTAAGCTATAATGTGCCGGTAATTGGAACTCCCAGAGGAGCGACTCCTGAAATTCTTGAAAAATTTGATAAGAATTTAATTACAAAAAGTCATTTGTCAAAAGATATAGCAGAAAAAATAGAATATTTTCTTGTAAATAAAGATAAATATTCTGATATTAATTATAAAGATCTGGTAAATTCCGAATATGACTGGACTTCAATAATAAATAAAATTATTGATTTTATAAAATAA